The following DNA comes from Miscanthus floridulus cultivar M001 chromosome 5, ASM1932011v1, whole genome shotgun sequence.
AAGGCGTCTACcagttcttggttgtcaacatCATGCTGCAGTCTTCTTTCACCCAGCTCCCAATCTTTTATGTAAGCAAGCATCTCCACATGTTCAGGCAATAGTCGACGGCGCCGCTCCTCAAGTATTCTTCCTGTCAAGCTGAAACAAGATTCTGAAGACACTGTTGAAACAGGAACTAACATAATGTCTCTAGCCATGATAGAAAGCACTAGATATGTTAGCTtatggtcacgccaccagagacgtagatcaaagtcatcctcataagcagtgacattgtcactatccAGATAAGCAGGTAGCTCACAAGCAGCAGCAGAAGTAGATAAAGAAGGACTGGGAGCAGAAGCAGGGGAAGGTCCAACAACACCAGATGCTCCAGGGCCTCCAAAAATTCTTCCCCATGCCTGCTTCCTCTTACTTATGATGCTTGCAGGATGTGCAGCCctcctttgagacctagctgcaccaaacttttcTTCATACTTGTTAAACAACTTGAAAATTTTAGTTTTCACAATACCATAATAAGAACTGTAGTCAAAACTAGTTTTTTGTTGCATTATGGTAAGAACATTAAATAAACCTCTCATTTtgcctctaggatcaagaatgaatgcaaatgaatacAGCAGAGGTATGTCCTTCCAGTATTTTAGGTATTTGAGCTTCATAGGATAGACAATAGAAAATAGATTATGATCCTTTGAACTTTCATGCAAATGAGTTATAATATCTAGCAGATGGTGCAGaataagtggactagttggatagtaaacaccagaaagaGTGACTGTGGAGTCATAAAAAACTTCCAGGAATTCAAGTATTTTATCAGCAATATACCAGTGACTTGCAGTTAACAACGTTGAGCCATAGttggaattaatgaacacagaaaaaacatccttatatggaagcaggtgtttaagcataagatatgtagcattccatctaacatccatatccaaaccaaactttctaggtctaacacccttagcaaTGCAAAAGTTCTTGAACAAAGCAATCCTTTGATTAGATGAATTCAAAAAGTTAATAGTAGTTCTGAAATCCTCAGTGTAAGGTTTGAACCTTTTTAACCTAGATTTTACTATCAGATTAATAATATGGCAAGCACAACATTGATGCACAAGATGATACTTAACCTTATTAGGATCTGAAGGTGTAGGTGTAGGTTCAGAACCCAGATAACCAGCAAACGTAGGTGTCAATgtttccatagccttagcattgGAAGAAGTATTGTCAAGAGTAACAGAGAACACCTTGTCAAGCAAACCGAATTCTTCAATCACACAAGCAACTTTTTCTGCAATATTCTCACCAGTATGTTTTACCTCAATCAAGCGGAGACCAATTACCTTTTTCTGCAACTCCCAGTCAGTAGTcacataatgagcaacaacactgaTATAGTCTTCCtttgcattaccagaccaaatgtctaaTGTCAGACCAACAGAAGAAGCACCAGACAACACATAGTTCTTAATTATATTACGTCGTTCATTAAAAAGTTtgccaagatctctagtggtggtgtGTCTAGAGACCTTAACAAACCTAGGATTATGAGCTCTAACAATGTATTCTTCCCAAGCATCAGTCTCACCAATTCCTAAAGACAGATCAAGCTTAGCAATCAAACAACATAATTTAGATCTAGCAACTTCAGGTTTATAATCCCAGTTATAaacagaaccatcaggattgtaTGAAAGCCTAGATTGAACCCTAGCACATTGATCAGTTTTAATCCTACATGATTTTTGGTGCCTTTTTAAGTGACCAGTGCCAGCAGCAGATCTAGCAGACAAGGTAGATTTGCACATCTTACAAACAGCCTTGGTGCAAATTCTAGAACCATTAATAACCTCATAGATCTCCTCAAAATCAGCCCACACAAGTGATTTGTGCTTACTAGTGTTACCTGTACTAGCAACCGAAGGAGCAGAGCCGTTGGAGTTCGCAGTCGCCATCGCCCCTTCGCCACCGTCCGCGTCCACATCGATCGGAGCAGCAGAGCCGTCCCCAAGATCGATACCGAACAACGCAATAGCGTCAGCTCGAGTGTCATCGTCGTTCTTGCCCTCTGGGGCTAGGCCAATTGGCAGGAGCCCATCCTCGTTGGCCATGGCCGCCTCTCCAGCCCCGTTCCTCGACAGTGCGGGTGGCCACCTTGCTCGCTCTAAGCCGCAGCTAGAAGACGAtgcatcggctaccgacctgtgaaataatggaagaagaagaaatcAGAAGCATACattaaaagaaaaagaagaaattagaacatgattaggggttagggttagggtttcacctgcgCAGCCAGAGCCCAGTGCCGGAGAAGACGACGAGCACCCAGAGTCCAGAGAAGACGACACTCAGTCAGCAACGACGGCGAACGGCGGAGGAGGGACAAACAGAGACAACCAACTCACATAATCAACGAGATCTAGAGGGGAGGGGATCAGGTAGGACTTAGTAGTAGGGAGTTGCTCATCGGTGGCAggcagggttagggttagggttagggttagggatgtacCTGCGCAACCAgagcccggtgccggagaagaCGACACACCGGTTAGAAGGACGGCGAGCGGCGAAGGAGGGGCAGACGGGACACGAACTCACATAGTCActgagatctagaggggagataaggatagggagaagggagaggcggaGAGAGAGCAGGGAGGGGATCAGGTAGGAGGAGTAGGGAGCTGCTCGCCGACGGTAGGCTAATCGTCGAGGTCACCTCAACGGAGTCGAGGAGGACGAAGCCGAGAGCGAGACTGCGAGGCAAGAGCAGCGAGGCGAGGCGACAGgcgaaatgagctagggtttcggaTGTGAGACGCTGCTGCCATGGCATGAGTTTTTATATGAGGGGCCGAGGGGGGAGGCGGGGACACCACGCGCTGGGCCGCGCAGCGCGTTGGGCCGAGGCCGCGGGGAGGCCGAATAGGAGtggagtgaggagggggagggggtggcCGGGCCGCTGCTGGGCCGGCTGACTCAGGCCGGGccatgccgtgccagcccacgggcctgagcagcggcctGCTGCCTCGGGCCAGGCCGGCCCGGGCCCGCATAtcaccgggccgtgccgtgctcgtgtcgggctaaaaaaacGGGCTTCGTaccgtgccgtcgtgcctcgggctgcatggccaagtatAATCTGAGGACGACGAAACTGCAATACACACGCACGCTGCTTATTGACCTGACCCATCGCAGCCGACAGTTGACACGTACTACGTTAGAACCGTACAACCGAACTAAAATCCCATCCCATCAACTATCAGCTTCGTGAGCAGTTTTGTAGGCGCCGATCGAGACGCCGGGCATGGCATAGAGCTACAAGCTTAATTACCAGATCAATGAAGCCACCGAGAGGCCGACGGCAGCGGCAAGCAGGACGCGGTGATGACATGGCGTCCTTAGGTGGGGTGGACGTGGTGACGACATGGCGTCCGTACGTGGGGTTCGCTCAGCGCCCTGACGGCGGCGCTGAGCTGTACCACCCAAATGCAAAACAGACACTGAGAGCGCGAGAGAGTAAATGATGTTCCGGCGGTGGATCCCTGCCGGCGGCATTCGCACACAGCCAAGCTGATGGCGGCAGAGGCGGCGACGATGCCGGCTAGGCGGCCTTCAAAGGCAGCTGCCTGACGAAGCTTTGGCGGCGCAGCGGGCATGACCGCTTCCTCTCCTCGTGTTGTGCTGCCGCCGAGCACCATCTTTTAGGCTGATCCAGTGGCCGGGCCGGGCTGATTAGCTTCGACTGGCGCGGTGCTTACTATTGATCTCAAATTCTCAATCAGGAGGAAAAAGGCTGGCGATCGCAATGGAAAATGATAAGAGAGTATCCCTAGTGGTGCAAGCAAAACAGGCGCGATTACGTTCAGATACACTAACACTTGCACATTTTCCTGGTCATGCAGGATAGTCCAGTGATTCTTTTGTTTTGCATATATGTTTACGCAAATAGGCAAAAATATTAACCAATCGATAACTTTACATGTTACAAATAATACTTATTAATTGGGGGGGTCCAAGATACCCCATGTATGCTCACTAgtagcggcggatccaggaaatattttagggggggactgaacaacaccgctgctcgatcttaagtctcagcccccctacactatagaactttgcctaaaaattcatatggactctacagtaatttgcactgattcggtttgggtagggggggcttgagcccccccgccccaccgctggatccgcccctgctcaCTAGCTAGGTAAGCTAGAAAACATTTTCTAGAGTTTGTCACAAAAGTCAGAAAGATTTAGCCAACTGTTCGATATGTTTCAATCACCATAGATAATAACAGTCATTAGATCTATTATATTTTGTCAAAAAAATACCTAACACTCTGTGATTATGAAAATAAACATCAAATACACCCTAAAATTGCATCTAGATTGTCCACCCTACCATTATGATTGATAATCCAAGTAAATCCTTGAATTTAGATCTAAATTACCCAACATTGCTGCTATAAAAAATGAATTAAAATATCACatcaaatctatatctatattatcAACATGTGCTATTATGACAAAAGTCTGGGATTAGTATAAATTTATAAATTATGTGcaaaaatatatatttgaaaaaacaaaaaaatataataaattcgCTCTCCACAGTCGCATGACACAGACCTGTGGCTTTGTGCTTGTTCGTTCCTGTCTTCCGTTTTCTTTGCCGTCGCACGTGGGCCAAGAGGCTGGAGGCACACCGGCCCAGCCCAAAAAGAATGGCTCAACACGCCTCTCTCTGCCCTTTTACTCTGTTTTTTTGCCCTGCATTTACTCTGGTTTCTCCATTTTTTTTTGCTTCCGACGTTTCCATTTATGCGCTTGCATTTGCATCTACATCTATAGAtaatgtgtggcagaaccgcctaatctaatgcctctcaggggtgctcgtcttccattagacactaagcactcaaatgaggacactaaattactcagttccgtcgggcacacctcaggagagaacccgaaaatccatatttttgccatcaggatcacaaatgaaataataaagcttatatcattctaaaccatttcttacatcacttttaatacaacatcagagtacaatgtttattattataacaacagaatgtaatcatattatcagagttataaacaatttaattcaacagcggaatataaacttatgatcagaattacagcgaaaataattatctaaacatgacatgaggaagcattgatatgtaaagtatgacaacagattataaaactttcatttataaaaatatttggtgagagttataaataacaactatgatcgcagcgtaaagaaaccctcactgagcccaccaggagaaaatccacacacaaaggtcatcTTTAgactccacctgtcacctgcaacagggggaataaaaccctgagtactcaattatactcagcaagacttacccgacagaaagaaagaaaaggctccaaggatatgcaaggctatctggcttgtgggtttattgcatctgcaggaaacattactaagcgtgcgtccttatattcgatttctattaatagccgtattggttcattaactaaccattttatgtaagcacctgtgctactttcaagcaggtggtaaggaatcagattttcttttttcatcttccatcttttatcttttagtTTTTACTacaatgctaaaccgtagacaagccgtaccggaacgCCCgcaattcacgaatcaatgccctagctgggtaccctaaaaatacacgtcccgcttgtacccaagacacaagcaggaccaacccatcaccctcctgtcctgggtgtccaagtccccatccaaactgggactccaaggccccgcccctgagtcccggactctgtgcggtgcaaggacctcctaacccaaaagaaACAAACCACCAAgatagtcggtccggaaagagccagatccaagacaagagagcaacaagtcttccaagcgcccatatctaagtatgtgctcgggataataagtctatgacttgcctagagccttatgcaacgatcggtccataaccgacacagacagggaaagcagt
Coding sequences within:
- the LOC136454325 gene encoding zinc finger BED domain-containing protein RICESLEEPER 2-like; translated protein: MANEDGLLPIGLAPEGKNDDDTRADAIALFGIDLGDGSAAPIDVDADGGEGAMATANSNGSAPSVASTGNTSKHKSLVWADFEEIYEVINGSRICTKAVCKMCKSTLSARSAAGTGHLKRHQKSCRIKTDQCARVQSRLSYNPDGSVYNWDYKPEVARSKLCCLIAKLDLSLGIGETDAWEEYIVRAHNPRFVKVSRHTTTRDLGKLFNERRNIIKNYVLSGASSVGLTLDIWSGNAKEDYISVVAHYVTTDWELQKKVIGLRLIEVKHTGENIAEKVACVIEEFGLLDKVFSVTLDNTSSNAKAMETLTPTFAGYLGSEPTPTPSDPNKVKYHLVHQCCACHIINLIVKSRLKRFKPYTEDFRTTINFLNSSNQRIALFKNFCIAKGVRPRKFGLDMDVRWNATYLMLKHLLPYKDVFSVFINSNYGSTLLTASHWYIADKILEFLEVFYDSTVTLSGVYYPTSPLILHHLLDIITHLHESSKDHNLFSIVYPMKLKYLKYWKDIPLLYSFAFILDPRGKMRGLFNVLTIMQQKTSFDYSSYYGIVKTKIFKLFNKYEEKFGAARSQRRAAHPASIISKRKQAWGRIFGGPGASGVVGPSPASAPSPSLSTSAAACELPAYLDSDNVTAYEDDFDLRLWWRDHKLTYLVLSIMARDIMLVPVSTVSSESCFSLTGRILEERRRRLLPEHVEMLAYIKDWELGERRLQHDVDNQELVDAFKHLYLDEDSSTSRAPSASTSASVASTSGGS